In the Sphaerodactylus townsendi isolate TG3544 linkage group LG10, MPM_Stown_v2.3, whole genome shotgun sequence genome, one interval contains:
- the LAMTOR3 gene encoding ragulator complex protein LAMTOR3, with protein MADDLKRFLYKKLPSVEGLHAIVVSDRDGVPVIKVANDNAPEHALRPGFLSTFALATDQGSKLGLSKNKSIICYYNTYQVVQFNRLPLVVSFIASSNANTGLIVSLEKELAPLFEELWQVVEVS; from the exons ATGGCTGAC GATCTAAAAAGATTTCTGTACAAAAAGCTTCCAAG tgttgaaGGACTTCATGCAATTGTCGTGTCAGACAGAGATGGTGTGCCTGTTATCAAAG TTGCCAATGATAATGCTCCAGAGCATGCTCTTCGACCTGGATTCTTGTCAACATTTGCACTTGCAACAGACCAGGGTAGCAAACTAGGTCTCTCCAAAAACAAGAGTATTATCTGTTACTACAACACGTATCAG GTGGTTCAATTCAACAGGTTACCACTGGTAGTCAGTTTCATTGCTAGCAGCAACGCCAATACAG GGTTGATTGTAAGCTTGGAAAAGGAGCTCGCGCCCTTGTTTGAAGAGCTGTGGCAGGTTGTGGAAGTCTCTTAA